In the Numida meleagris isolate 19003 breed g44 Domestic line chromosome 5, NumMel1.0, whole genome shotgun sequence genome, one interval contains:
- the NUP35 gene encoding nucleoporin NUP53 isoform X1: MAGFAMEPPPAGAEPMTLGSPTSPKPGTSAQFLPGFLMGDLPAPVTPQPRALSGPAVGAVEVRSPLLAGGSPPQPVVPTHKDKSGAPPVRSIYDELSSPGLGSSPLTSRRAASFSLTQSPLVGNIPSTPGTASGMFSPASIGQPRKTTLSPAQLDPFYTQGDSLTSEDQLDDTWVTVFGFPQASASYILLQFAQYGNILKHVMSNTGNWMHIRYQSKLQARKALSKDGRIFGESIMIGVKPCIDKSVMENFERSSTSSVSSVFTPPSKTVGTPVQSANTTKISTMRPLATAYKASTSDYQVVSDRQTPKKDESIVSKAMEYVFGW; encoded by the exons ATGGCCGGCTTCGCCATGGAGCCGCCTCCCGCCG GTGCGGAGCCGATGACGCTGGGCTCCCCCACGTCCCCCAAGCCGGGCACCAGCGCTCAGTTCCTGCCCGGCTTCCTGATGGGCGACCTGCCCGCGCCCGTCACCCCGCAGCCGCGCGCCCTGAGCGGCCCGGCCGTTGGCGCCGTGGAAGTGAGGTCTCCTCTGCTCGCAG GTGGCTCTCCCCCACAGCCAGTAGTCCCTACACATAAAGATAAAAGTGGTGCTCCACCAGTTAGAAGCATATATGATGAATTATCTAGTCCTGGGCTTGGATCTTCACCACTAACCTCAAGAAGAGCA GCCAGCTTTTCTCTAACACAGAGCCCGTTGGTTGGAAACATTCCATCAACTCCTGGAACAG CTTCAGGTATGTTCAGTCCTGCAAGTATTGGGCAGCCTAGAAAGACTACTCTGTCTCCAGCTCAACTAGATCCTTTTTATACTCAGGGTGATTCCCTAACTTCGGAAGATCAACTTGATGACACATGGGTAACTGTATTTGG aTTTCCCCAAGCATCTGCTTCATATATTCTTCTACAGTTTGCTCAGTATGGAAACATATTAAAGCATGTG ATGTCCAACACAGGAAATTGGATGCATATTCGATATCAGTCTAAGCTTCAAGCCCGAAAAGCCCTAAGCAAAGATGGAAGAATTTTTGGTGAATCCATCATGATTGGTGTCAAACCTTGTATAGATAAA AGTGTGATGGAAAACTTCGAAAGAAGCTCTACATCCTCAGTGTCTTCAGTTTTCACTCCACCTTCAAAAACTGTAGGCACACCAGTACAATCTGCAAATACTACAAAGATTTCTACAATGAGACCTCTTGCAACAGCATATAAAGCTTCCACTAGTGACTACCAG GTGGTTTCTGACAGACAAACACCTAAGAAAGATGAAAGTATTGTATCTAAAGCAATGGAGTATGTGTTCGGCTGGTAA
- the NUP35 gene encoding nucleoporin NUP53 isoform X3 codes for MTLGSPTSPKPGTSAQFLPGFLMGDLPAPVTPQPRALSGPAVGAVEVRSPLLAGGSPPQPVVPTHKDKSGAPPVRSIYDELSSPGLGSSPLTSRRAASFSLTQSPLVGNIPSTPGTASGMFSPASIGQPRKTTLSPAQLDPFYTQGDSLTSEDQLDDTWVTVFGFPQASASYILLQFAQYGNILKHVMSNTGNWMHIRYQSKLQARKALSKDGRIFGESIMIGVKPCIDKSVMENFERSSTSSVSSVFTPPSKTVGTPVQSANTTKISTMRPLATAYKASTSDYQVVSDRQTPKKDESIVSKAMEYVFGW; via the exons ATGACGCTGGGCTCCCCCACGTCCCCCAAGCCGGGCACCAGCGCTCAGTTCCTGCCCGGCTTCCTGATGGGCGACCTGCCCGCGCCCGTCACCCCGCAGCCGCGCGCCCTGAGCGGCCCGGCCGTTGGCGCCGTGGAAGTGAGGTCTCCTCTGCTCGCAG GTGGCTCTCCCCCACAGCCAGTAGTCCCTACACATAAAGATAAAAGTGGTGCTCCACCAGTTAGAAGCATATATGATGAATTATCTAGTCCTGGGCTTGGATCTTCACCACTAACCTCAAGAAGAGCA GCCAGCTTTTCTCTAACACAGAGCCCGTTGGTTGGAAACATTCCATCAACTCCTGGAACAG CTTCAGGTATGTTCAGTCCTGCAAGTATTGGGCAGCCTAGAAAGACTACTCTGTCTCCAGCTCAACTAGATCCTTTTTATACTCAGGGTGATTCCCTAACTTCGGAAGATCAACTTGATGACACATGGGTAACTGTATTTGG aTTTCCCCAAGCATCTGCTTCATATATTCTTCTACAGTTTGCTCAGTATGGAAACATATTAAAGCATGTG ATGTCCAACACAGGAAATTGGATGCATATTCGATATCAGTCTAAGCTTCAAGCCCGAAAAGCCCTAAGCAAAGATGGAAGAATTTTTGGTGAATCCATCATGATTGGTGTCAAACCTTGTATAGATAAA AGTGTGATGGAAAACTTCGAAAGAAGCTCTACATCCTCAGTGTCTTCAGTTTTCACTCCACCTTCAAAAACTGTAGGCACACCAGTACAATCTGCAAATACTACAAAGATTTCTACAATGAGACCTCTTGCAACAGCATATAAAGCTTCCACTAGTGACTACCAG GTGGTTTCTGACAGACAAACACCTAAGAAAGATGAAAGTATTGTATCTAAAGCAATGGAGTATGTGTTCGGCTGGTAA
- the NUP35 gene encoding nucleoporin NUP53 isoform X2, whose product MRASAAESGAEPMTLGSPTSPKPGTSAQFLPGFLMGDLPAPVTPQPRALSGPAVGAVEVRSPLLAGGSPPQPVVPTHKDKSGAPPVRSIYDELSSPGLGSSPLTSRRAASFSLTQSPLVGNIPSTPGTASGMFSPASIGQPRKTTLSPAQLDPFYTQGDSLTSEDQLDDTWVTVFGFPQASASYILLQFAQYGNILKHVMSNTGNWMHIRYQSKLQARKALSKDGRIFGESIMIGVKPCIDKSVMENFERSSTSSVSSVFTPPSKTVGTPVQSANTTKISTMRPLATAYKASTSDYQVVSDRQTPKKDESIVSKAMEYVFGW is encoded by the exons ATGCGGGCCTCAGCTGCGGAGTCGG GTGCGGAGCCGATGACGCTGGGCTCCCCCACGTCCCCCAAGCCGGGCACCAGCGCTCAGTTCCTGCCCGGCTTCCTGATGGGCGACCTGCCCGCGCCCGTCACCCCGCAGCCGCGCGCCCTGAGCGGCCCGGCCGTTGGCGCCGTGGAAGTGAGGTCTCCTCTGCTCGCAG GTGGCTCTCCCCCACAGCCAGTAGTCCCTACACATAAAGATAAAAGTGGTGCTCCACCAGTTAGAAGCATATATGATGAATTATCTAGTCCTGGGCTTGGATCTTCACCACTAACCTCAAGAAGAGCA GCCAGCTTTTCTCTAACACAGAGCCCGTTGGTTGGAAACATTCCATCAACTCCTGGAACAG CTTCAGGTATGTTCAGTCCTGCAAGTATTGGGCAGCCTAGAAAGACTACTCTGTCTCCAGCTCAACTAGATCCTTTTTATACTCAGGGTGATTCCCTAACTTCGGAAGATCAACTTGATGACACATGGGTAACTGTATTTGG aTTTCCCCAAGCATCTGCTTCATATATTCTTCTACAGTTTGCTCAGTATGGAAACATATTAAAGCATGTG ATGTCCAACACAGGAAATTGGATGCATATTCGATATCAGTCTAAGCTTCAAGCCCGAAAAGCCCTAAGCAAAGATGGAAGAATTTTTGGTGAATCCATCATGATTGGTGTCAAACCTTGTATAGATAAA AGTGTGATGGAAAACTTCGAAAGAAGCTCTACATCCTCAGTGTCTTCAGTTTTCACTCCACCTTCAAAAACTGTAGGCACACCAGTACAATCTGCAAATACTACAAAGATTTCTACAATGAGACCTCTTGCAACAGCATATAAAGCTTCCACTAGTGACTACCAG GTGGTTTCTGACAGACAAACACCTAAGAAAGATGAAAGTATTGTATCTAAAGCAATGGAGTATGTGTTCGGCTGGTAA
- the DUSP19 gene encoding dual specificity protein phosphatase 19 — translation MHSLAEEIRSFSRANLRKQRTRVTTLTGRRVIETWRGACLQVEEEAEAAPGGGFVQDLSCDLQVGAARPWLLLGSQDAAHDLETLRKHKVTHILNVAYGVQNAFLNDFIYKTISILDLPETDITSYFPECFEFIEKAKIQDGVVLVHCNAGVSRAAAIVIGFLMNSERLSFASAFSLVKNARPAICPNPGFMEQLHKYQEQNIKANGSINDHD, via the exons ATGCACTCCCTCGCTGAGGAGATCAGGAGTTTCTCCAGGGCCAACCTGCGGAAGCAGCGCACGCGGGTGACGACGCTGACGGGCCGGAGGGTCATCGAGACGTGGCGGGGCGCCTGCCtgcaggtggaggaggaggcggaggcGGCTCCCGGCGGCGGCTTCGTGCAGGACCTGAGCTGTGACCTGCAGGTCGGCGCCGCGCggccctggctgctgctgg GGTCGCAGGATGCTGCACACGATCTAGAGACCCTTAGGAAGCATAAG gtTACACATATTCTAAATGTGGCATATGGAGTCCAAAATGCCTTCCTTAATGACTTTATATACAAGACTATATCTATTTTGGACCTCCCAGAAACTGATATCACCTCCTATTTCCCAGAATGTTTTGAGTTTATTGAGAAAGCCAAGATCCAG GATGGTGTGGTCCTGGTCCACTGTAATGCAGGAGTCTCCCGTGCAGCAGCAATAGTCATCGGTTTTCTAATGAATTCAGAAAGACTGAGTTTTgcttcagccttttccttggTAAAAAATGCAAGGCCTGCTATTTGTCCCAATCCTGGCTTCATGGAGCAGCTCCACAAGTACCAAGAGCAGAATATAAAGGCAAATGGAAGCATAAACGATCACGACTGA